In Glycine max cultivar Williams 82 chromosome 7, Glycine_max_v4.0, whole genome shotgun sequence, a single window of DNA contains:
- the LOC102668393 gene encoding uncharacterized protein, producing MGADNLLRRCVTSEEAKGILWHCHNSPCGRHYGGSKTAAKVEMEHKAYWALKFLNFDEKASREHRKIQLLELEEMRLTAYESSRLYKEKVKMYHDKKLLKREFKLGQEFDLTVQELYDPQSQDPERTWVVNGQRLKLYHGNEFIRTQDTVHLIAK from the exons ATGGGTGCAGATAACCTCCTTAGGAGATGTGTGACAAGTGAGGAAGCCAAAGGCATACTGTGGCACTGTCACAATTCACCATGTGGTAGGCATTATGGCGGAAGCAAAACAGCCGCCAAAG TTGAAATGGAACATAAGGCATATTGGGCTCTAAAATTTCTGAACTTTGATGAGAAGGCATCCAGAGAGCATAGAAAGATCCAGTTGCTGGAACTAGAAGAAATGCGATTAACAGCTTATGAATCTTCGcgactttacaaagaaaaggtGAAGATGTATCACGATAAGAAGttgttgaagagagaattcaaaCTGGGACAAGAA TTCGATCTTACGGTGCAAGAGCTGTATGACCCACAATCTCAGGATCCTGAAAGGACATGGGTTGTCAATGGCCAAAGACTAAAACTGTATCATGGAAATGAATTTATCAGGACACAGGACACTGTTCATTTGATCGCCaagtga